From a single Mycolicibacterium moriokaense genomic region:
- the nuoL gene encoding NADH-quinone oxidoreductase subunit L — translation MTLPVWLTIALPLAGATILLLGGRRTNGWGHLLGCAASLGAFAVGAVLFTDMLGRDPEHRGVHEALFSWVPVAGLQVDFGLQLDQLSMCFVLLITGVGSLIHIYSIGYMAHDPDRRRFFAYLNLFLSAMLLLVLADNYLGLYVGWEGVGLASYLLIGFWQHKPSAATAAKKAFVVNRVGDIGLAVALMVMFAHIGTISFAGVFTAAPQVSEGVLTAIGLLLLLAACGKSAQVPLQSWLGDAMEGPTPVSALIHAATMVTAGVYLIVRSGPVFDLAPNAQLGVVIVGAVTLLFGAVIGCAKDDIKKALAASTMSQIGYMVLAAGLGPAGYAFAIMHLLTHGFFKAGLFLGAGSVMHGMDDEVNMRRYGGLRKALPITFATFGLGYLAIIGIPPLAGYFSKDGIIEAALGAGGAKGIILGGAAILGAGITAFYMTRVMLMTFFGEKRWAPEAHPHESPAVMTWPMILLAIGSVGSGAAFAIGGTLEHWLEPVVGTHEIHHIAPVWVITTIILAVVAVGIAIAYRMYGTRPVPEEVPVGSALTVAARRDLYGDALNEELFMRPGQLLTKGLVEIDDEAVDGAGTGLAALVSRSSEGLRLLATGYARSYALSMLAGALLVVGAILAVQLW, via the coding sequence ATGACACTTCCGGTGTGGCTCACCATCGCCCTGCCGCTGGCCGGCGCGACGATCCTGCTGCTGGGCGGACGACGCACCAACGGCTGGGGACACCTGCTCGGCTGTGCGGCCTCACTCGGCGCGTTCGCTGTCGGGGCGGTGCTGTTCACCGACATGCTCGGCCGCGACCCCGAACACCGCGGCGTGCATGAGGCGCTGTTCTCCTGGGTGCCTGTCGCGGGTCTGCAGGTCGACTTCGGTCTGCAGCTCGACCAACTGTCGATGTGTTTCGTGCTGCTGATCACCGGCGTCGGCTCACTGATCCACATCTACTCCATCGGCTACATGGCCCACGACCCCGACCGCAGACGGTTCTTCGCCTACCTCAACCTGTTCCTGTCGGCAATGCTGCTGCTCGTGCTCGCCGACAACTACCTCGGCCTCTACGTCGGGTGGGAAGGCGTCGGCCTGGCCTCCTACCTGCTGATCGGGTTCTGGCAACACAAACCGTCCGCGGCCACCGCAGCCAAGAAAGCGTTCGTGGTCAACCGCGTCGGCGACATCGGCCTGGCCGTCGCGTTGATGGTCATGTTCGCCCACATCGGCACCATTTCCTTCGCCGGCGTCTTCACCGCCGCCCCCCAGGTCTCCGAAGGCGTCCTCACCGCCATCGGCTTACTGCTGTTGCTGGCCGCCTGTGGCAAGTCCGCGCAGGTGCCGCTGCAGTCCTGGCTCGGCGACGCGATGGAAGGCCCCACCCCGGTCTCCGCACTCATCCACGCCGCCACCATGGTCACCGCCGGCGTCTACCTCATCGTGCGGTCGGGACCGGTGTTCGACCTGGCCCCCAACGCCCAACTCGGCGTGGTGATCGTCGGTGCGGTGACCCTGTTGTTCGGCGCGGTCATCGGTTGCGCCAAAGACGACATCAAGAAGGCGCTGGCCGCCTCCACCATGTCGCAGATCGGCTACATGGTATTGGCCGCCGGTTTGGGCCCGGCGGGCTATGCGTTCGCGATCATGCACCTGCTGACCCACGGCTTCTTCAAAGCCGGACTGTTCCTCGGCGCCGGCTCGGTCATGCACGGGATGGACGACGAGGTCAACATGCGTCGCTACGGCGGCCTGCGCAAGGCCCTGCCGATCACCTTCGCCACCTTCGGGCTGGGGTATCTGGCCATCATCGGCATCCCGCCGCTGGCGGGGTACTTCTCCAAAGACGGCATCATCGAAGCCGCCCTGGGTGCGGGTGGCGCCAAAGGCATCATTCTCGGCGGCGCGGCCATCCTGGGTGCGGGGATCACCGCGTTCTACATGACCCGGGTAATGCTGATGACGTTCTTCGGCGAAAAGCGCTGGGCCCCTGAGGCGCATCCGCACGAATCACCGGCGGTGATGACCTGGCCGATGATCCTGCTGGCCATCGGCTCGGTGGGCTCGGGTGCGGCGTTCGCGATCGGCGGCACCCTGGAGCACTGGCTCGAACCCGTCGTCGGCACCCACGAGATCCACCACATCGCACCCGTGTGGGTCATCACCACCATCATCCTGGCCGTCGTCGCCGTCGGCATCGCCATCGCCTACCGCATGTACGGCACCAGGCCGGTCCCCGAAGAAGTACCCGTCGGCTCCGCACTCACCGTGGCGGCACGCCGAGACCTCTACGGCGATGCGCTGAACGAAGAGCTCTTCATGCGACCGGGTCAGCTGCTCACCAAGGGGCTGGTTGAAATCGACGACGAGGCAGTGGACGGCGCGGGAACCGGGTTGGCCGCCTTGGTATCCCGCTCATCGGAGGGCTTGCGACTGTTGGCTACCGGATATGCGCGTTCCTACGCGTTGTCGATGTTGGCCGGCGCGTTACTTGTCGTCGGCGCGATCCTGGCGGTGCAGCTGTGGTGA
- a CDS encoding NADH-quinone oxidoreductase subunit M, whose amino-acid sequence MVTSIPWLTILWAVPTVGAAVVILLPASLRAASKWLALAVSGVVLAITVLLAVNFDPAGEQYQFVEEHRWIPSFGTGYILGLDGIALAIVALTAVLVPILLIAGWNDVSDEAAWGGRSTHAYFALTLAVEGMVIMSLASLDVLLFYVFFEAMLIPMYFLIGGFGGAGRSKAAVKFLLYNLFGGLVMLAAVIGLYVVTAGSDAFEGGTFDFRAIVTAVSSGAFVVNPTVMHLLFLGFMFAFAVKAPLWPFHRWLPDAAVEATPASAVLMMAIMDKVGTFGMLRYCLQLFPDSSTYFRPIIITLAVIGIVYGAIVAIGQTDVMRLIAYTSISHFGFIILGIFVMTSQGQSGSTLYMVNHGLSTAALFLIAGFLVSRRGSRLIEAYGGVQKVAPVLAGTFLVSGLATLSLPGLAPFISEFLVLIGTFTRYPAFAVFASTALVLSAVYILWMYQRMMGGPVKEGNDSLRDLVPREILVVAPLIALLIVLGVYPKPALDVINPAVTHTLTTIDQPDPVPQFAEGPTR is encoded by the coding sequence GTGGTGACCTCGATTCCCTGGCTGACGATTCTGTGGGCCGTGCCGACGGTGGGCGCGGCGGTGGTGATCCTGCTGCCCGCGTCGCTGCGCGCCGCCTCCAAGTGGCTGGCGCTGGCGGTCTCGGGTGTGGTGCTGGCCATCACGGTGCTGCTGGCGGTGAACTTCGATCCCGCTGGTGAGCAATACCAATTCGTCGAGGAGCACCGCTGGATCCCGTCGTTCGGTACCGGCTACATCCTCGGGTTGGACGGCATCGCGCTCGCGATCGTCGCCCTCACCGCGGTGCTGGTTCCGATACTGCTGATCGCCGGCTGGAACGACGTCAGCGACGAGGCCGCGTGGGGTGGTCGTTCGACGCACGCGTACTTCGCGCTCACGCTGGCCGTCGAGGGCATGGTCATCATGTCGCTGGCCTCGCTGGATGTGCTGCTGTTCTACGTCTTCTTCGAGGCGATGCTGATCCCGATGTACTTCCTCATCGGCGGGTTCGGCGGCGCGGGGCGGTCGAAGGCGGCGGTGAAGTTCCTGCTGTACAACCTCTTCGGCGGTCTGGTGATGCTCGCGGCGGTCATCGGCCTCTACGTGGTGACCGCGGGCAGCGACGCGTTCGAGGGCGGCACCTTCGACTTCCGCGCGATCGTCACCGCGGTGTCGAGCGGTGCCTTCGTCGTCAACCCGACCGTCATGCACCTGCTGTTCCTCGGCTTCATGTTCGCGTTCGCGGTGAAGGCGCCGCTGTGGCCCTTCCATCGTTGGCTGCCCGACGCCGCGGTCGAGGCAACCCCTGCCAGCGCAGTGCTGATGATGGCGATCATGGACAAGGTCGGCACGTTCGGCATGCTGCGGTACTGCCTGCAGTTGTTCCCTGACTCGTCAACGTATTTCCGGCCGATCATCATCACGCTGGCGGTGATCGGCATCGTGTACGGGGCGATCGTGGCCATCGGCCAGACCGACGTGATGCGCCTGATCGCCTACACGTCGATCTCCCACTTCGGCTTCATCATCCTCGGCATCTTCGTGATGACGAGCCAGGGCCAGTCCGGGTCGACGCTCTACATGGTCAACCACGGCCTGTCCACTGCGGCGCTGTTCCTGATCGCCGGCTTCCTGGTGTCGCGCAGGGGCAGTCGCCTCATCGAGGCGTACGGCGGCGTACAGAAGGTCGCACCGGTCCTCGCGGGCACGTTCCTGGTCTCGGGTCTGGCGACACTCTCGCTGCCCGGGTTGGCGCCGTTCATCAGCGAGTTCCTGGTGCTGATAGGCACATTCACCCGGTACCCGGCGTTCGCGGTGTTCGCGTCGACCGCACTGGTGTTGTCGGCGGTGTACATCCTGTGGATGTACCAACGCATGATGGGCGGCCCCGTCAAGGAGGGCAACGACTCACTACGGGATCTCGTTCCCCGCGAGATCCTCGTCGTCGCACCGCTTATCGCGCTGCTGATCGTGCTGGGCGTGTATCCCAAACCCGCACTCGATGTGATCAATCCGGCGGTCACGCACACGTTGACCACGATCGATCAGCCTGACCCGGTGCCTCAGTTCGCAGAAGGGCCGACGCGATGA
- the nuoN gene encoding NADH-quinone oxidoreductase subunit NuoN: MNLPTPVVEYDLLSPMLIVFGVAILGVLVEAFVSRQRRYAAQLALALVGLVAALVSVVDLALGLQGSVGRTAVMGSVVIDKPALFLQATILLVGVLGIMLIAERQIGADAEGGKGVRGLDAFTPQASAIPGAVAEQLATKAGAIQTEVFPLTMFAVGGMLLFPAADDLLTMFIALEVLSLPLYLLCGLARRRRVLSQEAALKYFLLGAFSSAFFLFGAAMLYGYAGTLDLREIAGVVAAGSGKTSLALMGTGLLLVGVLFKVGAVPFHSWIPDVYQGAPTPITAFMAAATKIAAFGAMLRLFYVALPELRDDWRPVLWAIAILTMVVGTVTAITQTDVKRMLAYSAVAHTGFILTGVIAENEAGLSSTLFYLFAYGFSTVGAFAVVSLVRNANGDEDTAMARWAGLGRRYPVVAVVFSLFLLAFAGIPLTSGFVSKFAVFKAAGEGGAIPLVIVGVLASAVAAYFYVRVIVLMFFTDPPDDAPQVVVPSALSTAVVTVTAAITFALGALPQPLLDLANTANQFLR, encoded by the coding sequence ATGAATCTGCCCACTCCCGTCGTCGAGTACGACCTGCTGTCTCCGATGCTGATCGTGTTCGGCGTGGCCATCCTCGGTGTGCTCGTCGAGGCGTTTGTCTCGCGGCAGCGCAGGTACGCAGCACAACTGGCGCTGGCCCTCGTCGGACTGGTCGCCGCGCTGGTGTCGGTCGTGGATCTCGCCTTAGGCCTGCAGGGCAGCGTCGGTCGGACCGCGGTGATGGGTTCCGTCGTGATCGACAAACCCGCGTTGTTCCTCCAGGCCACCATCCTGCTGGTCGGCGTGCTGGGAATCATGCTGATCGCCGAGCGTCAGATCGGTGCAGACGCGGAGGGAGGCAAGGGAGTTCGCGGGCTGGACGCGTTCACCCCGCAGGCGTCCGCGATTCCCGGCGCGGTGGCCGAACAACTCGCCACCAAGGCGGGCGCCATCCAGACCGAGGTCTTCCCGCTGACGATGTTCGCGGTCGGCGGCATGCTGCTGTTCCCTGCAGCCGACGATCTGCTCACGATGTTCATTGCGCTCGAAGTGCTTTCGCTGCCGTTGTATCTGCTGTGCGGTCTCGCGCGTCGACGTCGTGTGCTCTCGCAGGAAGCGGCGCTGAAGTACTTCCTGCTCGGCGCCTTCTCGTCGGCGTTCTTCCTGTTCGGTGCCGCGATGCTGTACGGCTACGCGGGAACGCTGGATCTGCGCGAGATCGCCGGCGTGGTGGCGGCCGGGTCCGGGAAGACCTCGCTGGCCCTGATGGGTACGGGCCTGCTGCTCGTCGGAGTGCTGTTCAAGGTCGGGGCCGTGCCCTTCCACTCGTGGATTCCCGACGTCTATCAGGGTGCGCCAACGCCGATCACGGCGTTCATGGCCGCCGCCACCAAGATCGCCGCGTTCGGCGCGATGCTGCGACTGTTCTACGTCGCACTGCCGGAACTGCGCGACGACTGGCGTCCGGTGCTGTGGGCGATCGCGATCCTGACCATGGTGGTCGGAACCGTCACCGCGATAACGCAGACCGACGTGAAGCGCATGCTCGCCTATTCGGCGGTGGCGCATACCGGCTTCATCCTCACCGGCGTGATCGCCGAGAACGAGGCAGGCCTGTCGTCGACCCTGTTCTATCTGTTCGCCTACGGGTTCAGCACGGTCGGCGCATTCGCGGTCGTGAGTTTGGTGCGGAACGCCAACGGTGACGAGGACACCGCGATGGCGCGCTGGGCGGGGTTGGGTAGGCGGTATCCCGTTGTCGCAGTGGTGTTCTCACTGTTCCTGCTGGCGTTCGCGGGCATCCCGTTGACGAGCGGGTTCGTCAGCAAGTTCGCCGTCTTCAAGGCAGCGGGTGAGGGCGGCGCGATACCGCTGGTCATCGTCGGCGTGCTGGCCAGTGCCGTCGCCGCGTACTTCTATGTGCGGGTGATCGTGTTGATGTTCTTCACCGACCCGCCCGACGACGCGCCGCAAGTGGTGGTGCCCAGCGCATTGAGCACCGCGGTCGTCACAGTCACCGCGGCAATCACCTTCGCCCTCGGCGCGCTGCCGCAGCCGCTGCTGGACCTGGCGAACACCGCCAACCAGTTCCTGCGCTAG
- a CDS encoding enoyl-CoA hydratase: protein MTQPLVIVADHGPVRVLTLNRPEARNALSRGLIKAAYAAFIEADSDESVRAVVLTGTDPAFCAGVDLKEAQRDGIMYFAEFREHSCIEATGRMRTPIIAAVNGPVFTGGLEMALGCDFLIASERAVFADTHARVGILPGGGMTARLPQLVGLGMARRLSMTGEVVDAARAERIGLVTEVVPHDRLLDRAIELAAQIAEVPGPTMLGLKEIYTTGAATVIEPALAAEQKIAFAQQRDFEGLGDRFRAVSERNKGQIDDPE, encoded by the coding sequence ATGACGCAGCCGCTCGTCATCGTCGCCGACCACGGCCCGGTCCGTGTGCTGACCCTCAATCGACCGGAGGCGCGGAATGCGTTGAGCCGCGGCCTGATCAAGGCGGCCTATGCCGCCTTCATTGAGGCCGACTCCGACGAGTCGGTGCGGGCGGTGGTGCTCACCGGAACCGATCCGGCGTTCTGCGCGGGTGTCGACCTGAAGGAGGCGCAGCGCGACGGCATCATGTACTTCGCGGAGTTTCGTGAGCACAGCTGCATCGAAGCCACGGGAAGAATGCGCACACCGATCATCGCCGCGGTCAACGGGCCGGTGTTCACGGGCGGCCTCGAAATGGCGCTCGGCTGCGACTTTCTCATCGCCTCTGAGCGGGCGGTGTTCGCCGACACCCACGCCCGCGTCGGCATCCTGCCTGGCGGCGGCATGACGGCGCGGCTGCCCCAACTGGTCGGGCTCGGGATGGCCAGACGACTGTCGATGACTGGTGAAGTCGTCGACGCGGCGCGTGCCGAACGCATCGGGCTGGTGACCGAGGTCGTCCCCCACGATCGGCTGCTCGACCGGGCGATCGAGTTGGCCGCGCAGATCGCCGAGGTGCCCGGTCCAACCATGCTGGGGCTCAAGGAGATCTACACGACCGGCGCGGCGACCGTCATCGAGCCTGCTCTGGCGGCCGAGCAGAAGATCGCATTCGCGCAGCAGCGCGACTTCGAAGGACTCGGCGATCGGTTCCGTGCGGTGAGCGAGCGAAACAAGGGTCAGATCGACGACCCGGAATAG
- a CDS encoding SDR family NAD(P)-dependent oxidoreductase — MTSLTGKTALVTGASRGIGRAIAQRLAADGALVAVHYGSNDAAAAETIDAIRAAGGEAFPVRAFLGVDGDVETLFGALEKELDGRPLDILVNNAAISTAEATVEKATPEQFDREFAINVRAPFFITQRALPLLRDGGRIINISSGVTWFATPQIVYSMTKGALNVLGRSLANTLGERGITVNNIAPGVTDTDMNSWLHDSDDAPTGFTEITALDRIGAASEIADAVAFFASDDSRWVTGQTLDVNGGLYLGPRTPLLPS, encoded by the coding sequence ATGACCTCTTTGACGGGTAAGACCGCACTTGTCACCGGCGCATCGCGAGGGATCGGGCGCGCCATCGCACAGCGTTTGGCCGCCGACGGCGCGCTGGTCGCGGTGCATTACGGAAGCAATGACGCCGCCGCTGCCGAGACGATCGACGCGATTCGCGCCGCCGGCGGCGAGGCGTTCCCCGTGCGCGCATTCCTCGGTGTCGACGGCGACGTGGAGACCCTGTTCGGCGCGCTCGAGAAGGAACTCGATGGCCGTCCGCTCGACATCCTGGTCAACAATGCGGCGATCTCCACCGCCGAGGCCACCGTCGAAAAGGCGACGCCCGAGCAGTTCGACCGAGAGTTCGCGATCAACGTTCGCGCACCGTTCTTCATCACCCAGCGCGCGCTGCCACTGCTGCGCGACGGCGGGCGCATCATCAACATCTCATCCGGCGTGACGTGGTTCGCGACGCCGCAGATCGTCTACTCGATGACCAAGGGCGCACTCAACGTCCTGGGGCGGTCGCTGGCGAATACGCTCGGCGAGCGTGGGATCACCGTCAACAACATTGCACCGGGCGTCACCGACACCGACATGAACTCGTGGCTGCACGACAGCGACGACGCTCCAACCGGCTTCACCGAGATCACGGCGCTGGATCGAATCGGCGCCGCGTCCGAAATCGCCGACGCCGTCGCCTTTTTCGCCTCAGATGACAGTCGATGGGTGACCGGCCAGACACTGGATGTGAACGGCGGGTTGTATCTCGGGCCGAGGACTCCACTGCTACCGAGTTAG
- a CDS encoding TetR/AcrR family transcriptional regulator: MKADRSVLDKTPGAGRPRDPRINAAILRATSELLVEVGYSNVTMAAVAERAGTTKTALYRRWSSKAELVHEAAFPAEPTAIETAPGDIKADIRAMIDAARAVFSSSLVRAALPGLIADMSADAELNTRVRDRFNDAFAAVRTRLADAVERGEVHPDIDPDRLVEVIGGATLLRFVLRPDEPLGSDWVDQTTAILVHGVVV; the protein is encoded by the coding sequence ATGAAAGCAGACCGTTCGGTCCTTGACAAGACCCCGGGCGCCGGGCGGCCCCGGGATCCGCGGATCAACGCTGCCATCCTGCGCGCGACCTCGGAATTACTGGTGGAGGTCGGCTATTCCAACGTCACGATGGCCGCGGTCGCGGAGCGGGCGGGTACCACCAAGACGGCGTTGTACCGGCGCTGGTCCAGCAAGGCTGAACTGGTGCACGAGGCTGCCTTTCCCGCCGAGCCCACCGCGATCGAGACTGCGCCCGGCGACATCAAGGCCGACATCCGCGCGATGATCGACGCGGCCCGCGCGGTCTTCAGCAGTTCGCTGGTCCGGGCCGCGCTGCCGGGGCTCATCGCCGACATGTCCGCCGACGCCGAACTCAACACCCGCGTGCGGGACCGCTTCAACGACGCATTCGCCGCCGTGCGTACGCGACTGGCGGATGCGGTGGAACGCGGCGAGGTGCATCCCGATATCGATCCCGACCGGCTCGTCGAGGTGATCGGCGGCGCCACCCTGCTCAGGTTTGTGCTGCGACCCGACGAACCGCTCGGGTCCGACTGGGTGGACCAGACCACCGCGATCTTGGTCCACGGCGTGGTCGTCTGA
- a CDS encoding phosphotransferase family protein: MPTEPAVEDVSRLEHSSRDLTALPGVMSKWLSTVLPGGVAPEITVESGVDANGMSSETIILTGRWDENGEQREQKWVARVAPAAQDVPVFSAYRMDHQFDVIRIVGEKTDVPVPPVRWLEPTGSVLGTQFFLMDYVEGRVPPDVMPYTFGGNWFADASEESQRELQDATVEVIAKLHSIPEPEKTFGFLNDGSDPNALRRNLNWLKSWYEFAVPDIGRSPLVERSLEWLEAHWPADVAATDPVLVWGDSRIGNVLYDGFRPAAVLDWEMATLGPREMDVAWIIFAHMVFQELAGLAGLPGLPHVMREEDVKATYTKHSGVELGDLTWFYVYSGAIWCCVFMRTTARRIRFGEMEAPDDVESLFYHGSVLKRLIGDDA; the protein is encoded by the coding sequence ATGCCAACCGAACCGGCTGTCGAAGATGTCAGCCGCCTAGAGCACTCAAGCCGAGACCTCACCGCGCTCCCCGGGGTCATGTCGAAGTGGCTGTCGACCGTACTGCCCGGCGGCGTAGCGCCCGAGATCACCGTGGAGAGCGGTGTCGACGCCAATGGCATGTCCTCGGAGACGATCATCCTGACCGGGCGATGGGACGAGAACGGCGAACAGCGCGAGCAGAAGTGGGTCGCCCGGGTGGCCCCCGCCGCGCAGGACGTGCCGGTGTTCTCGGCCTACCGCATGGACCACCAGTTCGACGTGATCCGCATCGTCGGCGAGAAGACCGACGTGCCGGTTCCGCCGGTGCGCTGGCTCGAGCCCACCGGTTCGGTGCTGGGCACGCAGTTCTTCTTGATGGATTACGTGGAGGGACGCGTTCCACCGGACGTGATGCCATATACGTTCGGCGGCAACTGGTTTGCCGATGCCTCCGAGGAGAGTCAGCGCGAGCTGCAGGACGCCACCGTCGAGGTGATCGCCAAGCTGCACTCGATCCCCGAGCCCGAGAAGACCTTCGGCTTCTTGAACGACGGGTCGGATCCGAATGCGTTGCGACGCAACCTCAACTGGCTGAAGTCGTGGTACGAGTTCGCGGTTCCCGATATCGGCCGGTCCCCGCTGGTGGAACGCTCGCTGGAGTGGCTGGAGGCCCACTGGCCCGCCGACGTCGCCGCCACCGACCCGGTGCTGGTGTGGGGCGACTCGCGCATCGGCAACGTGCTCTACGACGGGTTCCGACCCGCGGCCGTCCTCGACTGGGAAATGGCCACATTGGGCCCGCGGGAGATGGACGTCGCATGGATCATTTTTGCCCACATGGTCTTTCAGGAACTGGCCGGCCTGGCGGGCCTGCCCGGCCTGCCTCATGTCATGCGCGAGGAGGACGTCAAGGCCACCTACACCAAGCACAGTGGAGTCGAGCTGGGCGACCTGACCTGGTTCTACGTCTACTCCGGCGCGATCTGGTGCTGCGTCTTCATGCGGACCACCGCCCGGCGGATCCGGTTCGGCGAGATGGAGGCACCCGACGACGTCGAATCGCTCTTCTATCACGGCTCGGTACTCAAACGACTCATCGGAGATGATGCCTGA
- a CDS encoding DUF4345 family protein, which yields MTIAVIAVIGVFFAGMGAYALVAPAAIIRPFGITLGGAAARSEVRGVYGGFGLAIAGVLAYAAVVGGDVGRGIPIAAAALFATSV from the coding sequence GTGACGATCGCGGTCATTGCCGTAATCGGTGTGTTCTTCGCGGGGATGGGCGCTTACGCGCTTGTCGCACCTGCGGCGATCATTCGCCCGTTCGGCATCACGCTCGGGGGAGCGGCGGCGCGTTCGGAGGTCCGCGGGGTTTACGGCGGGTTCGGCTTGGCGATCGCGGGTGTGTTGGCGTATGCGGCGGTGGTGGGTGGCGACGTAGGGAGGGGGATTCCCATCGCCGCGGCCGCCCTCTTTGCGACTTCGGTGTAG
- a CDS encoding flavin-containing monooxygenase, producing MTEYSDVLIIGAGFSGIGAAYRIREKNPNLTYTILERRERLGGTWDLFQYPGIRSDSDIFTLSFPWEPWTRDEMIADGADIWQYMADTARKHGIDRHIQFRTKVISADWDSATDTWSVETEHDGEPKTYRGRFLVFASGYYNYDEPYMPTFPGVEDFTGDVIHPQHWPDGFDISGKRLVVIGSGATAVSMIPSLAEKAGHVTMLQRTPSYLLSVQRVQPVINAVRKVLPRRISHALARTALSLFGAVLWLVSRRAPEFSKRLLRGVAEKNLPEGYDIDTHFTPPYDPWDQRMCFILDGDFYKAIAAGDVDVVTDHVDHFDPTGIVLKSGRHLDADVIITATGIQLHALGGVAISIDDEKIDPHDRFVFRRHLLEDVPNAAWCFGYSNASWTLGADMTARNVAELLAYMDSQGYTHAYPHLGDVDIPEQPVFNLTSGYVLRAQKVLPKSGARRPWAMTHNYLRDALGSRFDRIDDSMVFGRAATASAPQAQSEAVG from the coding sequence GTGACTGAATACAGCGACGTGCTGATCATCGGCGCGGGCTTCTCCGGCATCGGGGCGGCCTACCGCATCCGCGAGAAGAACCCCAACCTGACCTACACCATCCTGGAACGGCGTGAACGCCTTGGCGGCACGTGGGATCTGTTCCAGTACCCCGGCATTCGCTCCGACAGCGACATCTTCACGCTGAGCTTTCCGTGGGAGCCGTGGACGCGCGACGAGATGATCGCCGACGGCGCCGACATCTGGCAGTACATGGCCGACACCGCGCGTAAACACGGCATCGACAGGCACATCCAGTTCCGTACCAAGGTCATCTCCGCCGACTGGGATTCGGCCACGGACACCTGGTCCGTAGAGACCGAACACGACGGGGAGCCCAAGACCTACCGCGGGCGGTTCCTCGTCTTCGCCAGCGGCTACTACAACTACGACGAGCCGTACATGCCGACGTTCCCCGGCGTCGAGGACTTCACGGGCGACGTGATCCACCCGCAGCACTGGCCCGACGGGTTCGACATCTCCGGCAAGCGGTTGGTCGTGATCGGAAGCGGTGCGACGGCCGTCAGCATGATCCCGTCGCTGGCCGAAAAGGCCGGCCACGTCACGATGCTTCAGCGCACCCCGTCGTACCTGTTATCCGTCCAGCGAGTGCAACCCGTGATCAACGCTGTACGGAAAGTGCTCCCGCGCAGAATCTCCCACGCGCTGGCACGCACGGCCTTGTCCCTGTTCGGTGCGGTGCTCTGGCTGGTCTCCCGTCGCGCCCCCGAGTTCAGCAAGCGGCTGCTGCGTGGTGTCGCCGAGAAGAACCTGCCCGAGGGCTACGACATCGACACCCATTTCACCCCGCCGTACGACCCGTGGGACCAGCGGATGTGCTTCATCCTCGACGGCGACTTCTACAAGGCGATCGCGGCCGGCGATGTCGACGTGGTGACCGACCACGTCGACCATTTCGATCCCACGGGGATCGTGTTGAAGTCGGGCAGACATCTCGACGCCGACGTGATCATCACCGCCACCGGAATCCAGTTGCATGCGTTGGGCGGAGTCGCGATAAGCATCGATGACGAGAAGATCGACCCGCACGACCGGTTCGTCTTCCGGCGCCACCTCTTGGAAGATGTGCCCAACGCGGCATGGTGTTTCGGCTACTCGAACGCGTCGTGGACGCTGGGCGCCGACATGACGGCGCGCAACGTGGCGGAACTGTTGGCCTACATGGATTCTCAGGGCTACACCCACGCCTACCCGCATCTCGGGGACGTCGACATTCCCGAGCAGCCCGTGTTCAACCTGACGTCCGGCTATGTCCTACGCGCACAGAAGGTGCTGCCGAAGTCGGGGGCGCGGCGGCCATGGGCGATGACGCACAACTACCTGCGGGACGCGCTTGGCAGCCGGTTCGACCGCATAGACGACTCGATGGTGTTCGGCCGCGCCGCTACGGCGTCTGCACCGCAAGCCCAGTCTGAAGCAGTCGGCTAG